One Azoarcus sp. DN11 DNA segment encodes these proteins:
- a CDS encoding enoyl-CoA hydratase-related protein yields MNYEKFQTLSFRKVGSVLVMSLNRPDARNAVNQTMHTELSQVFAEIAADDTTNAVVFTGEGKAFSAGGDLDMVMNLTTETLDKIMIEARKIILDMLEVPQPIIAAVNGAAAGLGATLVLFCDVIYAADTAKIADPHVLIGVTAGDGGAAIWPSLVGVARAKEYLMTGDSLSATEAERIGLINHVVPTDQVFDKAMALATRLSNGSQIAIRSTKRAVNKALSQTVNLTLDLSLALEKECFSTPFHKQAVAAVAESISSRRAKVQAA; encoded by the coding sequence ATGAACTACGAAAAATTCCAGACCCTGTCGTTCCGCAAGGTCGGCAGCGTCCTCGTCATGTCGCTGAACCGCCCCGACGCGCGCAACGCCGTCAATCAGACGATGCACACCGAGCTGTCACAGGTCTTCGCCGAGATCGCGGCCGACGACACCACGAACGCGGTCGTCTTCACCGGTGAGGGCAAGGCCTTTTCGGCGGGCGGCGACCTCGACATGGTGATGAACCTGACGACGGAGACGCTCGACAAGATCATGATCGAAGCGCGCAAAATCATCCTCGACATGCTCGAAGTGCCGCAACCGATCATCGCCGCCGTCAATGGCGCCGCGGCTGGCCTCGGCGCCACGCTGGTGTTGTTCTGCGACGTGATCTATGCGGCCGACACTGCAAAGATCGCCGATCCGCACGTGCTAATCGGCGTCACAGCCGGCGACGGCGGCGCCGCGATCTGGCCATCGCTCGTCGGCGTCGCCCGTGCGAAGGAATACCTGATGACCGGCGACAGCCTGAGCGCGACTGAAGCCGAGCGCATCGGGCTGATCAACCACGTCGTGCCTACGGACCAGGTCTTCGACAAGGCGATGGCGCTGGCGACGCGGCTGTCGAATGGCTCGCAGATCGCGATCCGTTCGACCAAGCGCGCGGTGAACAAGGCGCTGAGCCAGACCGTGAATCTGACGCTGGACCTCTCTCTCGCCTTGGAAAAGGAATGCTTCTCGACCCCCTTCCATAAACAGGCGGTCGCCGCCGTCGCCGAGTCGATCAGCTCCCGCCGGGCGAAAGTACAGGCGGCCTGA
- a CDS encoding TetR/AcrR family transcriptional regulator → MTSESTTPKPRTRKYGDISKDEIVAAALRIIKRDGAPALSMRSLAAELQVSTMAAYYYVANREALIELLLDKVYAGITVAGMQGTPDERIHQLLWKSRARMKEYPGLVLLGAAGYGGREILRLREEARALFKEAGYSDEYAEVGMRTVSLFHYASLMVEPSVKGNARQQSEQDFDDGLTVILAGLRALALPGAPHPHRAPGVTAPAKAKKIRANGP, encoded by the coding sequence ATGACCAGCGAGAGCACAACCCCGAAGCCCCGTACCCGCAAGTACGGGGATATCAGCAAGGACGAGATCGTTGCGGCGGCGCTGCGCATCATCAAACGCGACGGCGCACCGGCCCTGTCGATGCGCTCCCTGGCCGCCGAACTCCAGGTGTCGACGATGGCGGCGTACTACTACGTGGCCAACCGCGAGGCCCTGATCGAACTGCTGCTCGACAAGGTGTACGCGGGGATTACCGTGGCCGGCATGCAGGGCACGCCGGATGAGCGCATCCACCAGTTGCTCTGGAAAAGCCGGGCGCGGATGAAGGAATACCCCGGCCTCGTCCTGCTGGGGGCCGCCGGATACGGCGGCAGGGAGATCCTGCGCCTGCGCGAGGAGGCGCGCGCACTTTTCAAGGAGGCCGGCTACAGCGACGAGTACGCCGAAGTCGGTATGCGCACCGTCAGCCTGTTCCACTACGCGTCATTGATGGTCGAGCCGAGCGTGAAGGGCAACGCTCGGCAACAGAGCGAGCAGGACTTCGACGACGGCCTCACCGTGATCCTCGCCGGCCTTCGCGCGCTGGCCCTGCCCGGTGCCCCGCACCCTCATCGCGCGCCTGGCGTGACGGCTCCGGCCAAAGCAAAAAAAATACGGGCCAACGGCCCGTAA
- a CDS encoding cytochrome P450 has protein sequence MQAKIDDLICTPATYADSALYHRIFNSLRRDDPVHWVEPQDYRPFWLITKLEDIREVERQNDIFLNAGRPTLRSRTEEEKIRAVTGGKPDVFETILHMDGMDHRAHRAVAQSWFMPANLKKLEGAIAQVAREFVDRLERQGGTADFCEVVAARYPLRIIMTIFGVPPEDEDQMLYYSKMITAPTDDDVETTEPRNELRIRAAQGLFDYFRKLLADRRANPRDDLSSVIANAEVDGKPISELAALSYCVTIATAGHDTTSMTSSGGLLALVQHPEQMARLRADRSLMPGAIDEILRFVSPVKHMMREAKVDAIVRGKQIRAGDSLMLCFPSGNRDEDVFDNPHEFRIDRSPNRQIAFGSGVHSCLGLHLAKMEIRALYAELLDRVDRFELDGTPGFYKGFVVQGLKHLPIRYSMSKVTA, from the coding sequence ATGCAAGCGAAAATCGACGATCTGATCTGCACGCCTGCCACCTACGCCGATTCGGCGCTCTATCACCGGATCTTCAATTCCCTGCGGCGCGACGACCCCGTGCATTGGGTCGAGCCGCAGGACTACCGTCCGTTCTGGCTGATCACCAAGCTCGAGGACATCCGCGAGGTCGAGCGCCAGAATGACATCTTCCTCAATGCCGGGCGCCCGACCCTGCGCAGCCGTACCGAGGAAGAGAAGATCCGTGCGGTGACTGGCGGCAAACCCGACGTGTTCGAGACCATCCTGCACATGGATGGCATGGACCATCGCGCTCATCGGGCCGTCGCGCAGTCGTGGTTCATGCCCGCCAACCTGAAGAAGCTCGAAGGCGCGATTGCGCAGGTGGCGAGGGAGTTCGTCGATCGCCTGGAACGCCAGGGCGGCACGGCGGACTTCTGCGAGGTGGTCGCTGCGCGCTACCCGCTGCGCATCATCATGACCATCTTCGGGGTGCCGCCCGAGGATGAGGATCAGATGCTGTACTACAGCAAGATGATCACGGCCCCGACCGACGACGACGTGGAGACGACCGAGCCGCGCAACGAGCTGCGCATCCGCGCGGCACAGGGCCTGTTCGATTACTTCCGCAAGCTGCTGGCGGACCGCCGCGCCAACCCGCGCGATGACCTGTCGTCGGTGATTGCCAACGCGGAGGTGGACGGAAAACCGATCAGCGAGCTGGCGGCCCTCTCGTACTGCGTCACCATTGCCACCGCGGGGCACGACACGACCAGCATGACGTCGTCGGGCGGCCTGCTGGCGCTCGTCCAGCACCCCGAACAGATGGCCCGGCTGCGGGCGGACCGCTCGCTGATGCCGGGGGCCATCGACGAAATCCTGCGCTTCGTCAGCCCGGTGAAGCACATGATGCGCGAGGCGAAGGTGGACGCCATCGTCCGCGGGAAGCAGATCCGCGCCGGCGATTCGCTGATGCTGTGCTTCCCGTCCGGCAACCGCGACGAGGACGTCTTCGATAATCCGCACGAATTCCGCATCGACCGTTCGCCGAACCGCCAGATTGCGTTCGGCTCGGGCGTGCATTCCTGTCTCGGCCTGCACTTGGCGAAGATGGAAATCCGCGCCCTGTACGCGGAGCTGCTCGACCGCGTGGATCGCTTCGAGCTCGATGGCACGCCCGGTTTCTACAAGGGCTTCGTCGTCCAGGGGCTCAAGCATCTTCCGATCCGCTACAGCATGAGCAAGGTTACGGCGTAA
- a CDS encoding PDR/VanB family oxidoreductase, with the protein MEVLVTGKRSEAADICSIEFRLPDGGALPEFSAGAHIDVHIDGLVRQYSLCNHPRERERYVIGVLRDPNSKGGSVALHEKLREGDRVRVGMPRNLFPLAPAGRTILIAGGIGVTPILCMAEQLADQGADFELHYCARSRTAAAFVERIAQSRFASRAHCYFDDEPQALRFVADEVLASPTHDTHVYVCGPTGFMDHVLDAAARKGWADDYVHREYFKAPETAADEAASAEFEVEIASSGKVFTIPADRSVVSVLADNGVYIATGCDQGVCGTCLTGVVEGVPEHRDALMSAAERAANNQFTPCCSRSKSRRLVLDL; encoded by the coding sequence TTGGAAGTCCTCGTGACAGGCAAGCGGAGCGAGGCGGCGGACATCTGCTCGATCGAATTCCGCCTGCCCGACGGCGGGGCGTTGCCCGAGTTTTCCGCGGGGGCGCATATCGACGTCCATATCGACGGTCTGGTTCGGCAGTATTCCCTGTGCAACCATCCGCGCGAGCGCGAGCGTTACGTGATCGGCGTGCTGCGCGACCCGAACTCGAAGGGCGGGTCTGTAGCGCTGCACGAGAAGTTGCGGGAGGGCGACCGCGTCCGTGTCGGCATGCCGCGGAATCTCTTTCCGTTGGCGCCGGCCGGCCGAACGATCCTGATCGCGGGCGGTATCGGGGTCACCCCCATTCTGTGCATGGCCGAGCAGCTCGCCGACCAGGGGGCGGACTTTGAATTGCATTATTGTGCTCGCTCACGCACCGCCGCGGCGTTTGTCGAGCGCATCGCGCAGTCGCGATTCGCGTCGCGGGCGCATTGCTATTTCGACGACGAGCCGCAGGCGCTGCGCTTCGTCGCGGACGAGGTGCTGGCAAGCCCGACGCACGATACCCACGTCTACGTGTGCGGCCCGACTGGTTTCATGGATCACGTACTGGACGCCGCGGCCCGCAAGGGATGGGCCGACGACTACGTTCATCGCGAGTACTTCAAGGCCCCGGAAACCGCGGCGGATGAAGCCGCGAGCGCGGAGTTCGAGGTCGAGATCGCCAGCAGCGGCAAAGTCTTCACCATTCCGGCCGATCGCAGCGTCGTTTCCGTGCTGGCCGATAACGGCGTCTACATTGCGACCGGTTGTGACCAGGGGGTATGCGGAACCTGCCTCACCGGCGTCGTCGAAGGGGTTCCCGAACACCGCGACGCCCTTATGAGCGCGGCCGAGCGGGCGGCGAACAACCAGTTCACGCCGTGCTGCTCGCGGTCGAAGAGCCGGCGGCTCGTGCTCGATCTCTGA
- a CDS encoding CaiB/BaiF CoA-transferase family protein translates to MKNERRGPLTGLKIVEFAGIGPAPFCASLLADMGADVIRIDRADQAGNPPDLLTRGRRSVALNLKDPASIEVCLALLERADALIEGFRPGVMERLGLGPDVVLARNPKLAYGRMTGWGQTGPLAQTAGHDINYIALSGALAAIGTQEQPVPPLNLAGDFGGGSLYLGLGLLAAVLHARQTGCGQVIDCSMVEGAASLMGLYYEFHAAGQWGERATNLLDGGAHFYVPYRCADGKWICIGAIEPQFYALLIEKLGLASSVDLAKQNDPAEWPAMKAKLAELIATRTRDEWCRLLEGTDACVAPILDLAEAPLHPHNLARGTFVEIDGQLQPGVAPRFSATPGQAGRKPACVGADSEAVLAEWGIPERAIAQVKVSPRPQR, encoded by the coding sequence ATGAAGAACGAACGCCGCGGGCCGCTGACGGGCCTGAAGATCGTCGAATTTGCCGGCATCGGGCCGGCGCCTTTCTGCGCCAGCCTGCTCGCCGACATGGGCGCGGACGTGATCCGCATCGACCGTGCCGATCAGGCCGGAAACCCCCCCGATCTGCTGACGCGCGGGCGCCGTTCGGTGGCGCTCAACCTAAAAGATCCCGCCTCCATCGAAGTCTGCCTGGCCTTGCTCGAGCGTGCCGACGCCCTCATCGAGGGCTTCCGGCCGGGGGTCATGGAGCGCCTGGGGCTGGGGCCGGATGTCGTGCTGGCGCGCAACCCGAAGCTCGCCTATGGTCGCATGACCGGCTGGGGACAGACCGGCCCGCTCGCGCAGACCGCCGGCCACGACATCAACTACATCGCACTGAGTGGCGCGCTGGCGGCGATCGGGACGCAGGAGCAACCGGTGCCGCCCCTGAACCTTGCCGGCGATTTCGGCGGCGGATCGCTGTATCTCGGCCTCGGGCTGCTCGCGGCGGTCCTGCACGCGCGCCAGACCGGCTGCGGGCAGGTCATCGACTGCTCGATGGTCGAAGGGGCCGCCTCGCTTATGGGCTTGTACTACGAATTCCATGCAGCCGGGCAATGGGGCGAGCGGGCGACGAACCTGCTCGACGGCGGCGCGCATTTTTACGTTCCGTACCGCTGTGCGGACGGAAAATGGATCTGCATCGGCGCGATCGAGCCTCAGTTCTATGCCTTGCTGATTGAGAAGCTGGGGCTGGCTTCCAGCGTGGATCTCGCGAAGCAGAACGATCCGGCGGAGTGGCCGGCAATGAAGGCGAAGCTGGCGGAACTGATCGCCACGCGCACGCGCGACGAATGGTGCCGCTTGCTCGAAGGCACCGACGCCTGCGTCGCCCCGATCCTGGATCTCGCGGAGGCGCCCCTGCACCCGCACAACCTTGCGCGCGGCACGTTCGTCGAGATCGATGGCCAGTTGCAGCCGGGCGTGGCGCCACGCTTTTCCGCGACGCCTGGGCAGGCGGGCAGGAAGCCGGCGTGCGTGGGCGCGGATTCGGAGGCGGTCCTTGCCGAATGGGGCATTCCCGAGCGCGCGATCGCGCAGGTGAAGGTGTCCCCACGGCCACAGCGATAA
- a CDS encoding electron transfer flavoprotein subunit alpha/FixB family protein yields the protein MAILVIAEHDNAAIRAATLNTVTAARRIGGDVDVLVAGSDCAAVVAAAAQIGGVRTVLHADAPHYADGGAENLAALVVANATGYRHILAPASGFGKNVAPRVAASLDSAQISEIVAVESEDTFVRPIYAGNALAKVKSVDAVKVITVRSTAFEAAEQGGGAAIETIAAAPAFGRVRVVGRELTRSARPELGGARIVVSGGRGMGSDENFHALLEPLADRLGAAIGASRAAVDAGFAPNDYQVGQTGKVIAPQLYIAVGISGAIQHLAGMKDSRVIVAINKDPEAPIFDVADYGIVGDLFTLVPELTAELAPSA from the coding sequence ATGGCGATCTTGGTAATTGCAGAGCACGACAACGCAGCCATCCGGGCCGCGACCCTGAATACGGTTACGGCGGCCCGCCGGATCGGCGGCGATGTCGACGTCCTGGTGGCCGGCAGCGATTGCGCGGCGGTCGTCGCGGCCGCGGCGCAGATCGGCGGCGTGAGAACGGTCCTGCATGCGGATGCGCCGCATTACGCCGATGGCGGCGCCGAGAACCTCGCGGCTCTCGTCGTCGCCAATGCAACGGGTTACCGCCACATCCTTGCGCCGGCTTCGGGCTTCGGCAAAAACGTCGCGCCGCGCGTGGCGGCGTCGCTGGATTCGGCGCAGATCTCCGAGATTGTTGCGGTCGAGTCCGAGGACACCTTCGTCCGCCCTATTTATGCCGGCAACGCCCTCGCGAAAGTGAAATCCGTCGACGCCGTGAAGGTGATCACCGTGCGGTCCACTGCCTTCGAGGCGGCGGAGCAGGGTGGGGGCGCGGCGATCGAGACTATCGCGGCCGCGCCTGCGTTCGGACGCGTGCGCGTCGTCGGCCGCGAATTGACCAGATCGGCACGACCGGAACTGGGTGGCGCCAGGATCGTCGTGTCCGGCGGGCGCGGCATGGGCAGCGACGAAAACTTCCACGCGCTGCTGGAGCCTCTTGCCGACCGCCTCGGTGCCGCGATCGGGGCGAGCCGCGCGGCCGTCGATGCAGGCTTCGCGCCGAACGACTATCAGGTCGGGCAGACCGGCAAGGTCATTGCGCCGCAGCTCTACATAGCGGTGGGGATCTCCGGCGCCATCCAGCATCTGGCCGGCATGAAGGATTCGCGTGTGATCGTCGCGATCAACAAGGATCCGGAGGCGCCGATCTTCGACGTTGCCGATTACGGAATCGTCGGCGATCTCTTCACTCTTGTGCCCGAATTGACGGCCGAGCTTGCGCCCTCCGCCTGA
- a CDS encoding universal stress protein, which produces MRQAVFQHILVPVDGSDLAVAAAERATRFAQEQRAKLTFFFAHPDYSSSLYGETALMEVLDPTLYQETMEKRAQALLSRASAAARDAALPYECAFCASDRPYEKIIETALARNCDLIIMASHGRGGIGSLVLGSVTQAVLANSKLPVLVYR; this is translated from the coding sequence ATGAGGCAAGCCGTGTTTCAGCATATTCTAGTACCGGTCGACGGCTCCGATCTGGCGGTCGCGGCCGCCGAGCGCGCCACGCGTTTCGCGCAGGAGCAGCGGGCGAAGCTCACCTTCTTCTTTGCGCATCCGGACTATTCGTCGTCGCTCTACGGCGAGACGGCGCTGATGGAGGTGCTTGATCCCACGCTGTACCAGGAGACGATGGAGAAGCGGGCGCAAGCGCTGCTGTCGCGCGCGTCCGCGGCGGCCCGCGATGCGGCGTTGCCCTACGAATGCGCTTTCTGCGCTTCCGATCGACCGTACGAGAAGATCATCGAAACCGCCCTTGCGCGCAACTGCGACCTCATCATCATGGCCTCGCATGGCCGTGGCGGGATCGGCAGTCTGGTGCTGGGGTCCGTGACCCAGGCTGTGCTGGCGAATTCGAAGCTGCCCGTCCTCGTGTACAGATAA
- a CDS encoding electron transfer flavoprotein subunit beta/FixA family protein, with protein MKILVPVKRVVDYNVKVRVKADGSGVDLGGVKMSMNPFDEIAVEEAVRLREAGVATEVVAVSCGPVACQDTLRTALAIGADRAILVECGETGDAELQPLAVAKLLKAVTEQEQPALVVCGKQAIDNDANQVGQMLAALLGWPQATCVSKLGIDGSVARVTREIDGGLEALEVDLPALVTTDLRLNEPRYATLPSIMKAKKKPLTTVSPAELGVEIAPRLLTLQVSEPARRSAGVKVGDVKELLAKLTNEAAVI; from the coding sequence ATGAAGATACTGGTACCGGTGAAGCGGGTGGTCGATTACAACGTGAAGGTCAGGGTCAAGGCCGACGGTAGCGGTGTCGATCTTGGCGGCGTGAAGATGAGCATGAATCCGTTTGACGAGATCGCCGTCGAGGAGGCCGTGCGTCTGAGGGAGGCGGGGGTGGCGACGGAGGTGGTGGCCGTCTCCTGCGGCCCGGTGGCGTGCCAGGACACCCTGCGCACGGCGCTGGCGATCGGTGCGGACCGCGCCATCCTGGTCGAGTGCGGCGAAACGGGAGATGCGGAACTGCAGCCGTTGGCGGTCGCGAAGCTGCTGAAGGCGGTGACCGAGCAGGAGCAGCCAGCGCTCGTCGTGTGCGGGAAGCAGGCGATCGACAATGACGCCAACCAGGTCGGGCAGATGCTCGCGGCGCTGCTCGGCTGGCCGCAGGCAACCTGCGTGTCGAAACTCGGCATCGATGGCAGCGTGGCTCGTGTGACGCGCGAAATCGACGGTGGACTGGAAGCGCTGGAAGTGGACCTGCCGGCGCTCGTTACGACCGATCTGCGGCTCAATGAGCCGCGCTATGCGACCTTGCCGTCGATCATGAAGGCGAAGAAGAAGCCGCTCACGACCGTATCGCCGGCCGAGCTGGGCGTGGAGATCGCTCCGCGCCTGCTCACGCTGCAGGTGTCGGAGCCTGCGCGGCGGAGCGCGGGCGTCAAGGTGGGCGACGTGAAGGAGCTCCTGGCCAAACTCACGAACGAAGCGGCGGTGATCTGA
- a CDS encoding MaoC family dehydratase yields the protein MTNALRRLATKDATWFWRVPGPRCEDIEMLNYGKTRDWKSGDVRHSYTTKDSILYALALGVGADPLDGRQLRFIYEKELAVVPTMAAVLASPGFWMRDRAELGIDHLKIVHAEQGVRLHAALPPQGTLIGRSRVVRVVDKGAGRGAILYIEKQLYDEATQQLIATAEQAMFCRGDGGFSLAGGGDEAPTGLPPTPDRPPEAVVDLATRPDAAALYRLCGDLNPLHIDPAVAAKAGFPKPILHGLATYGMACRGLLELYCDYDPLRLRSIRGRLSAPVYPGETLRVECWREGGEVAFRVRALERNVVVLSHGRAEV from the coding sequence GTGACGAATGCTCTGCGACGCCTTGCGACGAAGGATGCGACCTGGTTCTGGCGCGTGCCGGGGCCTCGATGCGAGGACATCGAAATGCTCAATTACGGCAAGACCCGTGACTGGAAATCCGGCGACGTCCGGCACAGCTACACGACCAAGGACTCGATCCTCTACGCACTCGCGCTAGGCGTGGGTGCCGATCCGCTGGATGGACGCCAGTTGCGCTTCATCTACGAGAAGGAGCTCGCGGTCGTGCCGACGATGGCCGCCGTGCTCGCGTCGCCCGGCTTCTGGATGCGCGACCGTGCCGAGCTCGGCATCGACCACCTCAAGATCGTGCACGCGGAGCAGGGCGTGCGACTGCACGCGGCGCTGCCGCCGCAGGGGACGTTGATCGGCCGCAGTCGCGTGGTGAGGGTGGTCGACAAGGGCGCGGGACGGGGCGCGATCCTGTACATCGAGAAGCAGCTCTACGACGAGGCGACGCAGCAGCTGATTGCCACGGCCGAGCAGGCAATGTTCTGCCGTGGCGATGGCGGGTTTTCGTTGGCGGGCGGCGGCGACGAGGCGCCTACCGGATTGCCGCCGACGCCGGACCGGCCGCCCGAGGCGGTAGTCGATCTGGCCACCCGCCCAGATGCCGCTGCCTTATATCGCCTGTGCGGCGATCTCAACCCGCTCCACATCGACCCCGCAGTTGCGGCCAAGGCCGGCTTCCCGAAGCCGATCCTGCATGGGCTCGCGACCTACGGCATGGCGTGCCGGGGCCTGCTCGAACTGTATTGCGACTACGACCCGCTGCGGCTTCGCTCGATCCGCGGGCGTCTGTCCGCGCCCGTGTATCCCGGCGAGACGCTGCGCGTCGAATGCTGGCGCGAGGGTGGCGAGGTCGCCTTCCGGGTACGGGCGCTCGAGCGTAACGTCGTCGTGCTGTCACACGGCAGGGCCGAGGTGTAA
- a CDS encoding AMP-binding protein, whose translation MEIHATLPRLAYQHALNVPDQIALVSIGQGSVTWGELWDSARRWAGWLEANGVRPGDRVASLAPQSLEGTYLWMGCAAAGAVEVSINNQFRGEWLRHALRVSSAKVVVLARKFLEQALAVIDGTGVETILVYDAPNETFGADCCVKIVTASPESAPPGGCDGEPQVFPHDIACILYTSGTTGVSKAVEIPWALLHHTAATYGLTFERGPNQVFYFPYSAYHLSGRDALYSAALTGGRSVVRDVFSTSSFWDDIREHGCTWTLLFAATARFLASVPESPDDLDNPLELVLINPLLPETDALRRRFGFRTYATYGMTETGITLVTPPDHAMSAHAGCCGRPVEGLEVRLVDPHDHAVGPGEVGELVVRGRDPWMITTGYQGAPEATVKAWRNGWFHSGDLFRVDAQGYYYYIDRSKDMIRRRGENISSFELESAVLTHATIAEAAAVGVASPLGDEEVLIAVVAKPGKHINPLELVSYLQERVPRFAVPRYVRILDELPKTQSTMRVQRQVLRSEGIADGTWDRAEAVEKAVA comes from the coding sequence ATGGAGATACATGCAACCTTGCCGCGGCTGGCCTACCAGCATGCGCTGAATGTGCCGGACCAGATCGCGCTGGTGTCGATCGGCCAGGGCTCGGTGACCTGGGGCGAGCTTTGGGATTCCGCAAGGCGCTGGGCAGGCTGGCTCGAAGCGAATGGCGTCCGGCCGGGCGACCGCGTCGCGTCGCTGGCCCCGCAATCGCTCGAGGGTACCTATCTATGGATGGGCTGCGCCGCGGCGGGCGCGGTCGAAGTCTCGATCAACAACCAGTTCCGCGGCGAGTGGCTGCGGCACGCGCTGCGCGTGTCGTCCGCCAAGGTTGTCGTGCTCGCGCGGAAGTTCCTCGAGCAGGCGCTCGCGGTCATCGACGGGACGGGCGTGGAGACGATCCTCGTCTACGATGCGCCGAACGAGACGTTCGGCGCGGATTGCTGCGTGAAGATCGTCACGGCATCGCCCGAATCGGCTCCGCCGGGCGGTTGCGACGGCGAACCGCAGGTATTCCCGCACGATATCGCGTGCATTCTCTACACGTCGGGAACGACGGGGGTATCGAAGGCGGTCGAGATCCCGTGGGCCCTGCTGCACCACACCGCGGCGACCTACGGTCTGACGTTCGAGCGCGGGCCCAATCAGGTCTTCTACTTTCCATATTCCGCGTACCACCTGTCGGGGCGCGACGCGCTCTATTCTGCGGCGCTCACCGGCGGGCGGTCCGTGGTTCGCGATGTCTTCTCGACGTCGTCGTTCTGGGACGACATCCGCGAACACGGCTGCACCTGGACGCTCCTGTTCGCCGCGACGGCGCGATTCCTCGCGAGCGTGCCGGAAAGCCCGGACGATTTGGACAATCCGCTCGAACTGGTGCTCATCAACCCGCTGCTGCCGGAAACCGACGCCCTCAGGCGCCGCTTCGGTTTCCGCACGTATGCGACCTACGGCATGACCGAGACCGGCATCACGCTGGTGACGCCCCCCGATCACGCCATGTCCGCGCATGCCGGCTGTTGTGGCCGCCCGGTTGAAGGGCTGGAGGTGAGGCTGGTCGATCCGCACGACCACGCGGTGGGGCCGGGCGAAGTCGGGGAGCTGGTGGTCCGTGGGCGCGATCCGTGGATGATCACGACGGGCTATCAGGGGGCGCCGGAGGCGACTGTGAAAGCCTGGCGGAACGGATGGTTCCATTCCGGCGATCTGTTCCGGGTGGATGCGCAGGGTTACTACTACTACATCGATCGATCGAAGGACATGATCCGCCGCCGTGGCGAAAACATCTCGTCGTTCGAACTCGAATCGGCCGTCCTCACGCACGCGACTATTGCCGAAGCCGCAGCCGTGGGTGTTGCCTCGCCGCTAGGCGATGAGGAGGTACTGATCGCCGTCGTGGCGAAACCCGGCAAACACATCAATCCGCTCGAACTCGTTTCCTACCTGCAGGAGCGGGTCCCCCGCTTTGCGGTGCCGCGCTACGTACGCATCCTCGACGAGCTGCCCAAGACGCAATCGACGATGCGGGTGCAAAGACAGGTGCTGCGGTCGGAAGGCATTGCCGACGGCACGTGGGACCGCGCCGAAGCTGTTGAGAAAGCGGTCGCATGA
- a CDS encoding MBL fold metallo-hydrolase, translating to MLDYPWTDAPAPGAAIALAPGVLWLRMPMPMAPRHINLWAIRDRDPQTGLRGWTIVDAGLHTQETIDHWEALLSPSGALEGEPILRVVVTHLHPDHAGMAGWLTRRFDAPLSMTEREHRACCAMFDEDGREAPDDVLAFNRRAGWSDEQITRFRSRFGSFGRLIHPPPREYRVLRDGETLQIGDYAWRVVVGRGHSPEHACLHCPGLKLFISGDQVLPRTSSNVSVVPSEPDGDPIADWFDSIDRIRETVPDDVLVLPAHNLPFRGLHARLDQLATTTTSSLDALRSSLDCPRRVVDMFAPLFGRPILEYELLILATGEGQAHINHLLQRREAVACRIENGVAWYCAAAA from the coding sequence ATGCTTGACTACCCCTGGACCGACGCACCCGCACCGGGCGCGGCAATCGCGCTCGCGCCGGGAGTGCTGTGGCTGCGCATGCCGATGCCGATGGCACCGCGACATATCAACCTCTGGGCCATCCGCGACCGAGACCCGCAAACGGGTCTGCGCGGTTGGACCATCGTCGATGCCGGGCTCCACACCCAGGAAACCATCGACCACTGGGAAGCGCTCCTGTCACCGTCGGGGGCGCTCGAAGGCGAGCCGATCCTGCGCGTCGTCGTGACCCACCTGCATCCCGACCACGCCGGCATGGCCGGCTGGCTCACGCGCCGTTTCGACGCGCCCCTGTCGATGACCGAACGCGAGCACCGGGCTTGCTGCGCGATGTTCGACGAGGACGGCCGCGAGGCGCCCGATGACGTCCTCGCCTTCAACCGCAGGGCGGGCTGGTCCGACGAGCAGATCACGCGCTTTCGCAGCCGCTTCGGCAGCTTTGGACGCTTGATCCATCCGCCGCCGCGTGAATACCGCGTGCTTCGTGACGGCGAGACGCTGCAGATCGGCGATTACGCGTGGCGGGTCGTTGTCGGCAGGGGGCATTCGCCGGAGCACGCATGTCTCCATTGTCCCGGGCTGAAGCTCTTCATCTCGGGCGACCAAGTGCTGCCGCGGACGTCGTCCAACGTGTCGGTCGTGCCGTCGGAGCCGGACGGCGACCCGATTGCCGACTGGTTCGATTCGATCGACAGGATCCGGGAGACGGTGCCGGACGACGTGCTCGTGCTGCCGGCTCACAACCTGCCGTTCCGCGGCCTGCATGCGCGCCTCGACCAGCTCGCCACCACCACCACGTCCTCGCTGGACGCCCTGAGAAGCTCGCTGGATTGCCCGCGGCGCGTCGTGGATATGTTCGCGCCCCTGTTCGGACGGCCGATCCTGGAGTACGAACTCCTGATTCTCGCGACGGGGGAGGGGCAGGCGCACATCAACCACCTGCTGCAACGCCGTGAAGCCGTCGCCTGCCGGATCGAGAACGGCGTTGCCTGGTATTGCGCGGCCGCCGCCTGA